One window from the genome of Leptospira wolffii serovar Khorat str. Khorat-H2 encodes:
- a CDS encoding M48 family metallopeptidase, which translates to MDFAYPENPLHVPKDLTLPTKNHKRNLWFAVTGLIGFAIIYILTAAWFTGATIYLVSAGLESPNSNLFTFVSALASGMIAFFMIKALFFVKKGEISQEYEVTKESEPKLFKFLYRLADETGAPRPHRVFLSSRVNACVFYDLSILNFFFPSKKNLEIGLGLVNVLTISELKAVLAHEFGHFAQRSMAVGNWVYIAQQIAAHIIAKRDALDDFLKSWSYTDLRLAWVFWILRLAVWSLRATLESIFNLVLMAQHALSREMEFQADLVAVSVTGSDALVHALHKLQAADSTWDSAQNFFYRQAQENKVTANIFNVHLRTIDHMGRILNDPGYCKVAVLPETNPSEHRVFTTEIAQPPKMWATHPYNHERENNAKKVYIPAALDDRESWVVFDDPEGLKRKFVKQLLSNFPEEVNTDDQTIGKLDEEYKQEYLDSRYRGAYLGRSFVRYAEKPEDFFEHKIESISKTLGELYPPTLSEDLEKFRNLERELDLLSALRDGFLVPPDGIIRFRGTELKKRELPKAIETVRQEYERVLQTVFEHDRLCRSAHLQAAKEIGKGWPEYLSGLLEVLHYADHSRADVQDARGFLNNVYAVVTADRNVSSRELDRLVAAGTELFNALEIVYRHAERIELDNELLKRLGVDSWTAGLGKFEFVPPTRDNMNEWLKVVDSWIDATYNSLSQLRFSALEELLLTEAKILNWTLDKKSKPEPASGRSFVVKDYPKITPGKERQLQKRLGLWDRFQTADGLVPGILRFSISSAIIGGILYSTIYWILIL; encoded by the coding sequence ATGGATTTTGCATACCCTGAAAACCCGCTCCATGTCCCGAAGGATCTGACTCTTCCTACCAAAAATCATAAAAGAAATCTTTGGTTCGCCGTTACGGGTCTGATCGGATTCGCGATTATCTATATTCTTACCGCTGCTTGGTTTACCGGGGCCACGATTTACTTAGTATCGGCCGGATTAGAGTCTCCGAATTCCAATCTATTCACTTTCGTTTCGGCCTTGGCTTCCGGTATGATTGCCTTTTTCATGATTAAGGCCTTATTCTTCGTTAAGAAGGGAGAGATTTCCCAAGAATACGAGGTAACGAAAGAGAGCGAACCGAAACTATTTAAGTTCCTTTATCGATTGGCGGATGAAACGGGAGCGCCGAGACCTCATAGAGTGTTTCTTTCTTCCAGAGTCAATGCCTGCGTTTTCTACGATTTATCCATTCTGAATTTCTTCTTTCCTTCCAAAAAGAATCTGGAGATAGGCCTGGGTCTCGTGAACGTTTTGACGATCAGCGAACTCAAAGCGGTACTCGCACATGAGTTCGGTCATTTCGCACAAAGAAGTATGGCGGTCGGAAACTGGGTTTATATCGCGCAACAGATAGCCGCTCATATCATCGCTAAAAGGGACGCTTTGGATGATTTCCTAAAGAGTTGGTCCTACACGGATCTCAGACTTGCTTGGGTATTTTGGATATTACGTCTGGCGGTATGGTCCTTGCGAGCCACTCTGGAATCCATTTTTAATCTGGTACTTATGGCTCAGCATGCCCTATCGCGGGAGATGGAGTTCCAAGCGGATTTAGTCGCGGTTTCCGTAACCGGAAGCGACGCGTTGGTCCATGCTTTGCATAAATTGCAGGCAGCCGATTCCACTTGGGATAGCGCTCAAAATTTCTTTTATAGGCAAGCTCAGGAAAATAAGGTTACCGCTAACATATTCAACGTACATTTGCGTACGATCGATCATATGGGTCGAATATTGAATGATCCCGGTTATTGTAAAGTCGCCGTTCTTCCCGAAACCAATCCGAGCGAGCATAGGGTGTTCACCACGGAAATTGCTCAGCCTCCAAAGATGTGGGCGACTCACCCTTATAATCATGAAAGGGAGAATAACGCAAAAAAGGTATATATCCCCGCAGCGCTCGACGATAGGGAAAGCTGGGTGGTTTTCGACGATCCGGAAGGTCTCAAACGGAAATTTGTGAAGCAGCTTCTTTCTAATTTCCCGGAAGAAGTAAATACCGACGATCAGACGATCGGAAAATTGGACGAAGAATACAAACAGGAATACTTGGATAGCCGCTATCGAGGGGCTTATTTGGGACGTTCCTTCGTTCGATACGCCGAGAAACCGGAAGATTTCTTCGAGCATAAGATCGAATCTATTTCCAAGACCTTGGGAGAGTTGTATCCTCCCACCTTATCCGAAGATCTCGAGAAATTCAGGAATCTGGAAAGAGAATTGGATCTGCTTTCCGCATTGAGGGATGGATTTCTTGTCCCGCCGGATGGGATCATTCGATTCCGGGGAACGGAACTCAAGAAGAGAGAATTACCGAAAGCAATCGAAACGGTTCGCCAAGAATACGAGAGGGTCCTGCAGACTGTGTTTGAACACGACAGACTATGTCGTTCCGCTCATTTACAAGCCGCGAAAGAAATCGGTAAAGGATGGCCGGAATATCTCTCAGGTCTGTTGGAAGTCCTACACTACGCGGATCATTCTCGTGCCGACGTGCAGGATGCTCGCGGATTTTTGAACAATGTATACGCGGTCGTGACTGCGGATAGGAACGTTAGTTCGAGGGAATTGGACCGATTGGTGGCCGCGGGTACCGAACTCTTTAACGCTTTAGAAATCGTTTATAGACATGCGGAAAGAATAGAATTGGATAACGAACTATTAAAACGATTGGGTGTGGATTCCTGGACTGCAGGGCTCGGAAAATTCGAATTCGTTCCTCCTACGCGGGACAATATGAACGAATGGTTGAAAGTTGTGGATTCTTGGATAGACGCCACTTATAATTCCCTATCCCAATTGCGTTTTTCCGCATTGGAAGAGTTGCTTCTGACCGAGGCCAAGATTTTAAATTGGACTCTCGACAAGAAGTCCAAGCCGGAACCGGCTTCTGGTCGATCTTTTGTCGTTAAGGATTATCCTAAGATAACTCCGGGCAAAGAAAGACAATTGCAGAAACGACTCGGTCTATGGGATAGATTTCAAACCGCAGACGGGCTCGTTCCGGGAATTCTTCGATTTTCCATTTCTTCCGCAATCATCGGCGGAATCTTATATTCTACCATTTATTGGATTTTGATTTTGTAA